Proteins encoded together in one Shewanella acanthi window:
- a CDS encoding pirin family protein, producing the protein MKVLGQFSARPAMDGDGVNIRRVADFVTTHFDPFLMMDEIKSDDKQDFIGGFPPHPHRGMETFTYIRKGGFEHRDQMGNVKAIRAGDVQWMSTGYGVVHSEMPLADALDGLHGFQIWVNMPAKDKLRPATYQDTASVPSVETTNDTGATLKALAGDWAFAGQAAISSSIQGLSGEAAISDMMINPNGEAQLDLSKHEFAALYLYQGGLKKGDNSQWSFNEGEFLVLDSQAPLHFKADERGAGMLLFVGKPIREKIVQMGPFVMNTQAEIQQAIRDYQEGRFGQIA; encoded by the coding sequence ATGAAAGTATTAGGTCAGTTTTCTGCCAGACCTGCGATGGATGGCGATGGGGTGAATATTCGTCGTGTGGCGGATTTTGTCACTACCCATTTCGACCCATTCTTGATGATGGATGAGATTAAATCCGATGATAAACAGGATTTTATTGGTGGCTTCCCGCCGCATCCGCACCGTGGGATGGAGACTTTTACCTATATCCGTAAGGGGGGCTTTGAGCACCGCGACCAGATGGGCAATGTCAAGGCGATTCGGGCCGGTGATGTGCAGTGGATGAGTACGGGTTACGGCGTGGTGCATTCTGAAATGCCGCTGGCCGATGCGCTCGATGGCCTGCATGGCTTCCAAATTTGGGTCAACATGCCAGCTAAAGACAAACTGCGCCCAGCGACCTATCAGGACACTGCATCAGTCCCCAGTGTTGAAACCACTAACGACACTGGCGCAACCCTAAAAGCTTTAGCGGGGGATTGGGCATTTGCTGGCCAAGCGGCGATTAGCTCTAGCATTCAGGGTTTGTCGGGTGAGGCGGCGATTAGCGATATGATGATTAACCCTAACGGTGAAGCGCAGCTCGATTTATCCAAGCATGAGTTTGCGGCGCTGTATCTTTACCAAGGCGGCCTGAAGAAAGGCGATAATTCACAGTGGTCATTCAATGAAGGCGAGTTTTTAGTCCTCGATAGCCAAGCGCCATTGCACTTTAAGGCCGATGAGCGTGGAGCGGGGATGTTACTGTTTGTGGGCAAACCCATCCGCGAAAAGATCGTCCAGATGGGCCCCTTTGTAATGAACACCCAAGCGGAAATTCAGCAAGCCATTCGTGACTACCAAGAAGGTCGCTTCGGGCAAATTGCTTAA